Proteins encoded by one window of Lathyrus oleraceus cultivar Zhongwan6 chromosome 1, CAAS_Psat_ZW6_1.0, whole genome shotgun sequence:
- the LOC127092993 gene encoding eukaryotic translation initiation factor 4 gamma-like — translation MKGLSEQVRNNFIRDTSIRLQERLAREAEERSRKEAEEKARQEEEERIIEVEEKVAADVEAETKAKAKAEEATRIAEEEAAKAKADTLTRGENSNSGFVPLVLKTLEELQKEQQVVRARQDQQDSVNINIQNMLSQLLQKMPPSPNP, via the coding sequence atgaaaggcctctctgagcaagtccgCAACAACTTCATCAGAGACACTAGTATTAGGCTTCAAGAGCGCTTGGCCAGAGAGGCTGAGGAACGATCTaggaaggaagctgaagagaaagcacGCCAAGAAGAAGAAGAACGGATCATAGAAGTTGAAGAGAAGGTTGCTGCTGATGTTGAGGCTGAGACAAAAGCTAAAGCCAAAGCTGAAGAAGCAACTCGTATTGCTGAAGAAGAAGCTGCCAAGGCCAAAGCTGATACACTGACTCGGGGGGAGAACTCCAACTCTGGGTTTGTCCCTCTGGTCTTGAAGACTCTGGAGGAACTGCAGAAAGAACAACAAGTAGTTCGGGCTAGGCAGGATCAACAGGATTCTGTCAACatcaacattcagaacatgctaTCCCAGCTGCTCCAAAAGATGCCTCCGTccccaaacccttag